One Nicotiana tomentosiformis chromosome 1, ASM39032v3, whole genome shotgun sequence genomic window, atgtctatccactcttacggtaaaaaggaataagagaattggaaggtagacacaagtttcagcaagtaaaacaagcaagatgaaaaatggtacgagctacccagctaatgaagattatcgcaaagaaatataagccttttgagttaccttcaacaataacggaggtatgtacaattatccacacccatctcatttatgccttaTTGGGGCTAAcataagtagtataagagaaggaaggatatcaggatctagctggggttagggtaatcCAAAATGGtagatggattgttagcgttagctgacattttcgaaggatattgcaaatgtgctaatagatgtccttgtgagacacccagatggtgcactctaaaataataTAGCTAGATATGAGTAGTACAAAGATAGACACTAGAAttctggaagggataaatattaccttagtatggtcccatccctagtagagcgaggaTGTTAGGCAACCTGAAGAGCCAGGGGATGGAGCAAGGAGTGCTAAAAGCAAAataatgtcttgttgaagtttcagaataaagtgataaacagaaatgttagcaggaaaacaagaagagagttaatgaagcattatgagtaagatatgatacacagatgacaatggtagatcaaaaagatgacagtattacagagtctatagttaaGTAAAGGAAAAGACGATAGGTGACAAGCCtagagacaacaaaagagtataggccataaagtcatatcctcattttgagaaatatgtgactccaacgcgactaccagaaggaaaagttagaccccagagtaatatgAATAAGTATgggttggtgaacaagataaactaaacataaattagggactgaatgatttgataatTGTCGACGTCAAGAGAATTTCATATtttgttccggcgataatagaatggacaatagaagaagattcatgagaaattcagagaatggtcattcaggaagacgctttcctaaagcaagcaatgtgaacAAAGttcagcttaagggactgtatgtgccagttatactaagtgtcaccctcgcgagtaaggaaatttattATCCTAGGTACATGAGGATTATCGTGAggcaagtaagggtcatcgatgatgtgaaaagacgctaaagatgaagaggtaaaatatttatacgtagatcatcgtagcactaaatcttagtactcccctaaaggggggaatatggagtgatgtggcgtTAAATCAGAATTAAGTGGTAACTACGGAATGGTAAAgggagaatgcgataaaaatgagaaagggatgagattgcactcattcaaatcctacagacatGCAACGATTCTAGGACATTATGCAAAcatgacgtcaaggagaggaagtaagggttcctacccaaGATGTTATTAATAGATAAGGAGTCAATATGAGACATAAGTTAAGACAatggaaataacccaagaaagattacgcgaaatattgatttgagaatgggccaacgaatagttagcagttgatttaggaagagcctagttatggctagacaagaggatacagacaaatcaataggtcgtgcaagataaacatagtaaacacCAACATgggaaattcagtctcgcagacaTGATATCgtaaccttgagaaatattaagataggagtttgggtagttaaaggtaccgtatgagtgttacggaggtaaaagagagtgccactgggaagacaattAATATATCaactcagaagcaaccctacaagcacaacaTCAAAATTCCACCGGGtaaatgatgtaataagctcgcagccttgcaagaatcagagtgtcctccctaagtactataatgaaagactagctgaggaaatatgGAAGAAttcttcaacctaagcacagtgacctaaagaggaaatggtcttgtaacaatagtttcacaacaacattgtatgcactccataagaaagtggcacctagcatggctaatgagcgggaaatgaaaccaaaagtaatattcgagaccatatgagttgcatAAAATTCCGAcctgcatgggaactaagataagctaagtatgcacgcaacaaaggggcagaaagaccaggaaaagtaattgcttacgtttaaagaaagtttagatggaacgaaaggaattattcgatcaatgatctagagttagttacgttataaaCGTATTTAAgagttcagagtattatccatgcaacatatatgttgccaatcatacagccatagaagactcctgtataagttaaaagaaagaactgagtccaggtcatagataagggattgaattgttaaaagattgtatcctagatatttcatagcatccatgaaaggctaaagtaataccatgagccgcagatcggaagatagcttacggctacataaaggctgatcagaaggaagaggaaactaaagagttacatcaacaaagtaaatcagaagtctgattattggacccagaaaattttagaaattgtgattgagaacattgcaaaatcactcttaatatcagaggtacaagagagctAGTACAATAGCGATATTCTATAACGACTCTACGATAAAACCAGTTAGAAGAGTtccagccttataagaagtcagtatgaaactTCTACCGGATTAggtatgcaccaaaggtgcaagtgttataatatAGCTTCAAattatggatgtgaattatacctatgtaaaagggaggtcatgaaagatatagaagatagaatgctgccctggtagtagaatgagggtgtaattgtgatagataaaggatggcgtttgggccttcgattgagttatgatttgaagaaaaagaaaaaaggggaatttcatgaattgtacaggactaaaatacccacgtaagtgaatcacattgggacgctatgaaatacggttatggaagtatagtatcgcccctaggtggatcagtctaattacTTCAAATGTTCAACGATGCaatgtgagccctagtgattacgtaagaggtttcaagttatcagtggtatattgtagatcaatatggaggtgaatcaacaacaaatggacaaaagtcacaaagtatgagatgagattaggccgtcattcttaagatgaatagtaatgaggaagcattaaaggatatagatttatacatataggatgagcaacgaaagtaacctagagtttggtagcgcgataaattgaagtaagaattatggtatagtatgacctacttagatacattaaagtcatacagatggataaccgggtctataaagtgagatatagcaatattcgtaagttcaacaaagtaccgagcaaagaacttcagtatacctatagatgcccaaagggacatcttgtcaagctctatatatgttcacaaagtgaggcctaaagattggctaaaagctggaggaaagaggagagaagagtcgcataggcgcacatacaaggtaAGAGTCGTACAatctgcatgatagaaggtagcaatagttacgagattgaaagaattccgaccacaagtcatggtatgagaaagaggcctaaagggggaatgcactgacctttggatttattcacagaacagtttccTAGAAGTCAAGGACAGTGTAAAAACTATTCGTAAGAGATATccggttatgagactgataagcgcaaCAGTCAgcattcgagaacgaatgttccaaagggggaaatgatgttacaccccgcagtattacgtcgatgttacaccctgtagtattgtacgttgaaattgtcgtaagataattgacctcagttcaaggacataattatttgaagattataagtattatgctacttcaaacaagtgataagtaaattcgtgaaggtgagagagtaagcgaatcgaagaaagtgagttttcgtcgaagtttgacaatttggggataaaatacagtccaagctataataccccgtatttatggacttgtgccatacaaggtaccacatgaccatgatagtgaggtgtataaggtatgttaaaagtgattagtattttaagtaatttggaataatttttaattatatgggtaattggttaattattggattagtggagGATTAATAAGTTGATTAAGAAAAAGGGTAAATTATTTTGGATAAACTTGATAGGCTCCTAACGTGGCAGCAAGTTTTGGCCTAattaatgactcttaagtcatgtaATTTGGTGGCACATTAGAGGACTTGTGGCCAAAGTCATCAAAGTGTGGGGCCCACATCCACTAATACaaaagacttcttgaattcaCAAAATAAGATACTTACACCTCTAAAGTGACAGATGAACTTCAGCAAAGAAAAGTTATATAAGATTAGGATCAAATTCAAAAGTGATGGCAAATGGTGGTGGATCCCACTGTCCACTAACTACAACTATTATATTTACTTTTTGATGGATAAACTTATGTCTTGAAAATCTATGTATATCATCAGCAACGCTTTAGCAAGTGTGGAGGAAATAAATATTTTGCCTCTTCTCAACATAGTTTAAAAAAAGGTCCCCTTGAGAAATATGAGCTACAACGTGTGGAGGTAAAGATATGTCCTTGCATGGAAGAAAAGTGCGAAGAATAACATAGAGATTATGCCTACGTCAGTTTCCTCCAGATGATTGCAAATAAGCTTCAAAGCAAAGTAAGTTAGAAGAAGAGTGTAATTTTTCTCAAAGACAGTATACAGGTTTTGCGCACCACCTCGATCTCGTTGTTCTGTTTTGGAGTGTTGGTTAATCCGGGCTTTCTTCTATGTGAAGTAAGAAGGAATAAGGGTATTTCTTGGAAAACAAGGTAAGAATTTTCCTCTCCTTGGTATATTTAAATTCTTCCAGGTCATGGCTAAATTGTTGGATGAGAATTATGGGATTAATAGTGAAAACTCATATTTTGACGTTGCTATTGTTGTATCAGTTATTCGGTAATTTTCTATGTTTTTTTTCGTGGTTGGAAATCATTGGAGTaacttggatatatagttgtagtCTTCATTGATATATATTttgaaggaaagaaaatattgaaGAAGTATGTTTGATAATCATAGCCGAGTTTGCCGCTCGTTATATCATAGTTTGGGTGGTAAATTTTGTTGTGGGAGTTGCTAGTTGTGTTGTTGTATTACCTTGACCATGGTAGGTTTGAGGGAATGATAAGAACTGGGGAAATATCGCTTGTTTCATTGTAGGATTGGTTACCTTCTTTTACGGATTAAGAGAATTTTTCGTGTGGTTGACAATAATATTATTcgtgttattgataattatgtattgctggATTGCTCTGGTTATTGTTATTGGTATATGGTATATGAGGGGGATCTTGTTAcgggggagatgctgcccaaagtTACATAAATGAGCTACTAATTTAAGTTGCAGACTTAGACTTTACTcaacactaattttgaatctcCGTATGccatggtagattgagttgagttgtttgaagaatttcttggaaggtattataGACTCAACagggttaaggtatgttaaggctatcccttctatctttttggcatgatccatatgatacaaacgaaacgaacaaaatacgcaactttcataaatgactctattcatagaaatactaggggtgtctatattattgattccccatgtgaattattataatatcctctgttcatgggtctcagaaaaatacgtatttgataaagtttatacaaaaggcatattgatttttatggcattctcagaaatcttattaacgtatttcttatgcatttcatgcatttatacatgtacattgacccatgaccagatggtgttatatacacatatattatatgtatatgggatatgagaaaaaggttatggtgttatatacgcaccaccacctgatcagctagtatacattgatgatttgcccacagtggccgagatgatatgatgggatgccctcagaggcttgatgatgttatgaacgcatatacctatgcatggtatgacatttatacacatatgcatggcattgtaaatattattgattcacagagttattcagatttacatgttgagtcttttactccatgtttctcatgtctattatttactgattttcatcccttatatactcggtacattatttgtacggacgtcccttttgcttggagGCATTGTATTTCATGcttgcaggtcccgatagacagctCGAGAGTCCTTCAAgaaggctatcagctcagcggaaggtgttggtgcgctccatttactccgaagttgcttgtttggtcagtatgatttaggcgtgtattgtttggtatggcggggttcTATCCCGatcttatgacgtttatgtactcttagagattTGTAGACAGacgtcatgtacgtaaaagattgtatggccttatcggcctatgtttagtgtacgagtagttattttggtcttattggcgatatgtcttatgtataaattggtatttcatattgtattctacttatctcacgtcCGCCTCTCCGGATcaattatctatgatagtatgatacgaaaagatacgttatgttggtactcgattgagtaaggtaacGGATGCCCGTCGCgggccatcggtttgggtcgtgacacatctaTGGTAATCGAATCAACATCATCTCTATGTATTTGACTCAGCATATTATCCGTATCATTGACAATTGAATTACTTTCAAGTGATACATCTTGATATACTTCATCATTTGTAACATACAATTCGCCATTTTCTGTCTCTGAATTTTGCATCTCTGGCACATCATATAAGTGTCTATCTTGACAGTTTAGGACAATTCGCCAATTTTCTCCCAACTTCGGATCATCAATTTAAAATACTTGCCTTGCTTGAGTAGCTAGTACAAAAGAATCATGTTCATATCAAAATATATTAACATTGATGCTCGTAAAATTTTTATCTTTTTGCATCCGTGCCTTCTTGCGGAAGATCAAACCACTTGCATTTAAATAACAGAACTGGATTGCCATTAAGATACTCTAACTCAATCATGTCAGTTATAATACCATAAAAATAAATCACCTCATTTTCATGATAGCCTTCAACAACTAGACCGCAATTTTGACTTTTACGTAGTTCATCGCGTCTTTGAATATGGTACCTAACACCATTTACAGTACATCCAATATATGTTCTTCCACGCACATCAGGTCCTATTGCCAAAGGATATAACTGAATGATAGACACTGACTTTTCCTTATTATATAATTGCATAATCTACGATGAAAATATTATTACTTTTAATTAGTAAAGAGGAAAACAAATTAGAATTTAAACACATTAAGATGATTCTTATCGTACAAAGTTACTTACTTTCCTTTTGAACCATAAAGGAAGTTGTTCTCTATGTTTCTCTTCTATATTCACAACAACTTGCTTCATCAACTCTTCTTTATGCTCCCTGTATGCAAAATAAATTActtataaattatttaaaatagaaaaataacaGTAGAGAGAAAAATAACTTACCGAAGAAAAGGTTCTACTTCTTCGCAATTATTCAACACATACCACCGAGCCATATCAAAATCTTTCTTTGGTATGGTATCATAGTTTCCATCTCCAAATGGTCTAACACACTTTGAGAATATGTCCAGAATAAGTTCATCTTTGTTACTAAATCCATCATCATTTCGATCTTCACGATTAAATCTTGTTTCGATGCCAGTACGATAAATAGAGCAAAATGTCAAACATTCATTAATAAGATAGCCTTTTGCAATAGAACCTTCTGGTCGTGCCTTGTTTCGCACATAACGCTTAAGCTTGCACAAATATCTTTCAGTTTTGTACATCTAACGATATTGTACCGGTCCCCCATACATAGCCTCTCGTGATAAATGCACAGCCAAATGTACCATAACATCAAAGAAAGCAGGTGGAAAGATCATCTCAAGCTTACACAATATTAAAATTATATCCTTTTCTAGTTGTTCTAAGTCATTTTTTTCCTCAATGTCTTGCAACATAATCGTTGAAAGAAATCGCCTAACTCAATCAATGCTGAAGAGACATCTTTATTTACAAATCCACGAATAGCAATAGGCAGCAGTCGTTGTAACAAAATATGATAGTCATGACTTTTGAGTCCAGTTATCTTATCATCATCCGCACTTACACGCCGTGAGATATTTGAAGCATAACCATCAGGAAATTTAACTGATTTTAAAAATTTACAGAACTCCTTTTTTCACTTTTTGACATATTATAACAAGCAGCTGGCATTGTATAACTAGAACCATTATCCTGCAACCATAGTTCTTTTCTTATATTCATATCCTTAAGATCTTGTCTTGCTTTATATGTGTCCTTAGTTTTCCCTTCAAT contains:
- the LOC117275493 gene encoding uncharacterized protein isoform X2, which encodes MYKTERYLCKLKRYVRNKARPEGSIAKGYLINECLTFCSIYRTGIETRFNREDRNDDGFSNKDELILDIFSKCVRPFGDGNYDTIPKKDFDMARWEHKEELMKQVVVNIEEKHREQLPLWFKRKIMQLYNKEKSVSIIQLYPLAIGPDVRGRTYIGCTVNGVRYHIQRRDELRKSQNCGLVVEGYHENEVIYFYGIITDMIELEYLNGNPVLLFKCKWFDLPQEGTDAKR
- the LOC117275493 gene encoding uncharacterized protein isoform X1 produces the protein MYKTERYLCKLKRYVRNKARPEGSIAKGYLINECLTFCSIYRTGIETRFNREDRNDDGFSNKDELILDIFSKCVRPFGDGNYDTIPKKDFDMARWYVLNNCEEVEPFLREHKEELMKQVVVNIEEKHREQLPLWFKRKIMQLYNKEKSVSIIQLYPLAIGPDVRGRTYIGCTVNGVRYHIQRRDELRKSQNCGLVVEGYHENEVIYFYGIITDMIELEYLNGNPVLLFKCKWFDLPQEGTDAKR